A window of the Besnoitia besnoiti strain Bb-Ger1 chromosome VI, whole genome shotgun sequence genome harbors these coding sequences:
- a CDS encoding putative T-complex protein 1, epsilon subunit (TCP-1-epsilon) (encoded by transcript BESB_066790) codes for MNIATDEFGNPFIILREQEEKKRLKGIEAHKANILAACAVADTLKTSLGPKGMDKIIVGPDGQVTVTNDGATILNKMQVEHQCARLLVELSQSQDAEIGDGTTGVVILAGNLLSQAYRLIEKGLHPLRIADGFEKASQIAVQRLQEVVQKKDVYGTDKELLVHAAMTALGSKVVSSHQRHLAEICVQAVLTVADRERNDVNFDLIKVDGKAGGLLEQTMLVNGVVLHKDLSHSQMPHVTENAKIAILTCPFEPPKPKTKHKLDIRTVEDYKKLQKAEQQYFTDMIQKVKDAGANFVICQWGFDDEANHLLLHENIPAVRWVGGVELELIALATQGRIVPRWEELTEAKLGHAGLIKEISSGTMGDKMIVIEQCKNSKAVTVVVYGGNQMVVAEAERCMHDALCVVRNLIRDPRVVGGGGSAELAAAIAVENEADRIAGVEQYAVRAFADALTGVVEALAENCGLSAIEEVQRVKVKQRTEKYPYFGLDCMLKGTDDMLEQNVLETYSSKANQIMLATQVVKMILKIDDVIAPNDYQ; via the exons ATGAACATCGCGACAGACGAGTTCGGCAATCCCTTCATCATCCTGCGCGagcaggaggagaagaagcggctgAAGGGCATCGAGGCGCACAAGGCCAACATTTTGGCAGCCTGCGCGGTGGCGGACACGCTCAAGACTTCGCTCGGACCCAAGGGAATGGACAAAATCATCGTCGGACCCGACGGGCAGGTGACCGTCACGAACGACGGCGCCACCATCCTGAACAAAATGCAG GTCGAGCACCAGTGTGCGCGCCTGCTCGTGGAGCTCTCTCAGTCTCAGGACGCGGAAATTGGCGACGGGACGACTGGCGTCGTCATCTTGGCAGGCAACTTGCTTTCGCAGGCGTACAGGTTGATTGAGAAGGGTCTGCATCCCCTGCGCATCGCCGACGGGTTCGAAAAAGCCAGTCAAATCGCGGTTCAGCGGCTCCAGGAAGTCGTGCAGAAGAAGGACGTCTACGGCACCGACAAAGAGCTGCT TGTGCACGCGGCCATGACAGCTCTGGGCAGCAAAGTCGTCAGTAGCCACCAGCGCCACCTGGCGGAGATCTGCGTTCAGGCCGTCCTCACTGTCGCGGATCGCGAACGCAACGACGTCAACTTTGACCTCATCAAG GTTGACGGCAAGGCTGGAGGGCTGCTGGAGCAGACGATGCTGGTGAACGGCGTCGTTCTGCACAAGGACCTGAGTCACTCGCAGATGCCGCATGTGACGGAGAACGCGAAGATCGCGATTCTGACCTGCCCGTTCGAGCCCCCCAAGCCGAAGACCAAGCACAAGCTCGACATCAGAACTGTCGAGGACTACAAGAAGCTCCAGAAGGCTGAGCAACAGTACTTCACCGACATGATTCAGAAGGTCaaagacgccggcgcgaacTTC GTCATTTGCCAGTGGGGATTCGACGACGAAGCGAATCACTTGCTTCTTCACGAGAACATTCCCGCAGTCCGGTGGGTCGGCGGCGTGGAGCTGGAGCTCATTGCGCTGGCGACTCAGGGCCGCATCGTCCCGCGGTGGGAGGAACTGACGGAGGCGAAGCTCGGGCACGCGGGCCTTATCAAGGAAATCTCCAGCGGCACGATGGGCGACAAAATGATCGTCATTGAAC AGTGCAAAAACAGCAAGGCGGTGACAGTTGTAGTGTATGGCGGTAATCAGATGGTGGTCGCTGAGGCCGAGCGCTGCATGCACGATGCGCTGTGCGTGGTGCGGAATCTGATCCGCGacccgcgcgtcgtcggcggcggcggctctgcggagctcgccgcggcgatcgCCGTGGAGAACGAGGCAGACCGCATCGCGGGCGTGGAGCAGTATGCCGTTCGCGCGTTCGCCGACGCCCTGACTGGCGTCGTGGAGGCCCTCGCGGAGAactgcggcctctctgccATCGAGGAAGTCCAGCGCGTCAAGGTCAAGCAACGCACCGAAAAGTATCCCTACTTCGGCCTCGACTGCATGCTTAAG GGAACGGATGACATGCTGGAGCAGAATGTCTTGGAAACCTACTCTTCAAAAGCGAACCAAATTATGCTCGCCACCCAG